A segment of the Flavobacteriales bacterium genome:
AGCTGCGCAACCCCGGCCTAACCGCCACTTTCGTGGTGCGCATGGAGGATGTGACGGAGAAGATCGTGCCTCTGATCACGCCAGCCGTTGAGGGCAACGAGCAGGCCCGCCGCGACCTGGTTGCCCAGTTGAGCAAGACCATCATCGAGGAAGCCATAGCCGGCACGCATTACAAGGCGGTGGTCCGCCCCTTCAATTACGGGAACAGCTATTTCCTCATCGTCACCGAAACCTTCCGTGACGTGCGCTTGGTCGGTGCGCCGCCCTCGAGCATCGGGAAGTACGGAGGCGATACCGACAATTGGATGTGGCCGCGCCACAATGCCGACTTCAGCCTCTTCCGCATCTATTGCGGACCCGATGGCAGACCAGCCGACCCAAGCGATGCCAACATGCCCTTCGCTCCGCGCCATGTGCTGCCCATCAGCATCGATGGCGTGCAGGAAGGCGACTTCGCGATGATCTTCGGGTTCCCCGGACAAACACAACGGTACCTTACCAGCTACGCGGTGGAATACGTGCAGCAGGAGCAGGATCCCGCCCGCATCGCAATGCGCACGGCCAGCCTTGGTGTAATCGACGCCGCCATGGCCAGTAGCGACCGCCTGCGGCTGATGTACGCCGACAAGCAGGCAGGGATCAGCAACGCCTGGAAGAAATGGATCGGTCAGCGGCGTGGGCTGAAGGAGCTACGAACACTGGAAGTGAAGCGTGCCTACGAAGAAGCATACAACACCAAAGCGAAGGAAATGGGGAAGCCCGAGTACGCCCAAGCGCTCGTCACGCTCAAGGCTGCCTATGGCGATTATGTGCCCTTCGCGATGGCACGCGACCTATACGTGGAAATGGTCTACTACGGGCCCGAGTTGCTTCGCTTCGCGGATGCCTTCAAGGATTTGATCGAGCAACAAGAGGTGCTGCACAAGGATGGCAAGATCGGGGCTGAGGCGACAAAGCTGCTTCAAGCAGCTGAGGCGCACTTCGCTGCGCACGATTCGCAAGTGGACAAGCGCGTGATGAAAGCGCTGCTCCCCATTTATCGGCAGCACATGCCGGCGCACTTGCTGCCCGATGCGTTGCCCGCGAAGGACCTTTCGCACAAAAGCCAGTGGTATGCATGGGTCGATGACCTCTACGCCCGCAGCGCTTTCACGGACCTTGAACGCCTGAGGAAGGCGCTGCGCAAACCAAGCCCCGGCGCTTTGAAGAGACTCGCGAATGATCCTGGCTACAAACTGGCCCGCAGCTTCCAGAAGGCATTCTTGGACAAGGTGAGGCCGGCGCATGCCCAGCTCAGCGATAGGATCGAAGGTGCCATGCGCACCTACGTGAAGGGCATGATGGACCTGTACCCGGAGAAGACCTATTGGCCCGATGCCAACAGCACCATGCGCCTCAGCTACGGCAAAGTGGAAGGCAGCGCCCCGCGCGATGGTGTTGAATACATCCATTACAGCACGCTCGATGGTGTGGTGGAGAAGCACATTCCGGGTGATTCCGAATTCGACCTGCCGGAGCGGCTCATAGAACTGAATGCCGCTAAGGATTTCGGGCGCTACGGCGTGAATGGCACCATGCCCGTGTGCTTCACCAGCTCCTTGCATACCACGGGAGGCAACAGCGGCAGCCCGGTGCTGAACGGGCGCGGCGAGCTAATCGGCCTCAATTTCGACCGGAGCTGGGAGAGCACCATGAGCGATATCCAGTTCGACCCCGATAAGTGCCGCAACATCTGCGTTGATGCGCGCTACATCCTCTTCCTCGTCGACAAGTTCGCCGGTGCAGGGCACCTGCTCGAGGAGATGATGATCGTGAAGCGCGAGGCTCCACGCACCATCGAACTGCCCATACACCGATGAGCGCCTGGGTTGAACGAGAAGGCAAGCTCTGCCGCACCATCCGCTTCAACGACTTCAGTGAAGCTTTCGCGTTCATGGCCCGTGTGGCAATGGTGGCTGAGAAGTTGAATCACCATCCAGAATGGACCAACACCTGGAAC
Coding sequences within it:
- a CDS encoding S46 family peptidase, translated to MRAYHSSAIAVALFLTMAGPFHARAHEGMWLPTLLKSIEGDLQSAGLKLSAEDIYSINRSSVKDAIVLFGGGCTAEVISGQGLILTNHHCGFGAITDHSTVENDRLKNGFWAASKADELRNPGLTATFVVRMEDVTEKIVPLITPAVEGNEQARRDLVAQLSKTIIEEAIAGTHYKAVVRPFNYGNSYFLIVTETFRDVRLVGAPPSSIGKYGGDTDNWMWPRHNADFSLFRIYCGPDGRPADPSDANMPFAPRHVLPISIDGVQEGDFAMIFGFPGQTQRYLTSYAVEYVQQEQDPARIAMRTASLGVIDAAMASSDRLRLMYADKQAGISNAWKKWIGQRRGLKELRTLEVKRAYEEAYNTKAKEMGKPEYAQALVTLKAAYGDYVPFAMARDLYVEMVYYGPELLRFADAFKDLIEQQEVLHKDGKIGAEATKLLQAAEAHFAAHDSQVDKRVMKALLPIYRQHMPAHLLPDALPAKDLSHKSQWYAWVDDLYARSAFTDLERLRKALRKPSPGALKRLANDPGYKLARSFQKAFLDKVRPAHAQLSDRIEGAMRTYVKGMMDLYPEKTYWPDANSTMRLSYGKVEGSAPRDGVEYIHYSTLDGVVEKHIPGDSEFDLPERLIELNAAKDFGRYGVNGTMPVCFTSSLHTTGGNSGSPVLNGRGELIGLNFDRSWESTMSDIQFDPDKCRNICVDARYILFLVDKFAGAGHLLEEMMIVKREAPRTIELPIHR
- a CDS encoding 4a-hydroxytetrahydrobiopterin dehydratase, with translation MSAWVEREGKLCRTIRFNDFSEAFAFMARVAMVAEKLNHHPEWTNTWNTVDIRLSTHDTGGSITEKDLRLAAAIDAIIGESH